A DNA window from Caulobacter mirabilis contains the following coding sequences:
- a CDS encoding 2-isopropylmalate synthase, which produces MTSVSDAGRVIVFDTTMRDGEQSPGASMSHDEKLELAKILEEMGVDVIEAGFPIASNGDFEAVRAISQIVTESTVCGLARAAAADIDRCAEAIRPAKRGRIHTFISTSPVHMKWKLQMEPEAVLEAITASVSRARNHTDDVEWSAEDATRTEREFLYRAVEAAIRAGARTINLPDTVGYSYPEEYANLFRDVIAKVPGADEVIFSAHCHNDLGLAVANSIAAVQGGARQVEVAVNGIGERAGNAALEEIVMALKVRGEDLGFGTGVEPIHITRASRYVSAITGFPVQFNKAIVGKNAFAHESGIHQDGMLKNAETYEIMKPEDVGQGATNLVMGKHSGRHAFREKLKALGYELGQNALNEAFVRFKDLADKKKHVFDDDIIALVDDALARGSERIRVVHLKVIAGTEGQSAELTLDVDGEEKRAEASGDGPVDAVFNAIHAIVPHSAALRLFQVHAVTEGTDAQAQVSVRLEEDGRIATGAAADTDTLTASAKAYVNALNNLFSRKEKSRPDTAIASGF; this is translated from the coding sequence ATGACCTCCGTATCCGACGCTGGCCGCGTCATCGTATTCGACACCACCATGCGTGACGGCGAACAGTCGCCGGGCGCGTCCATGAGCCATGACGAGAAGCTGGAGCTGGCCAAGATCCTCGAGGAGATGGGGGTCGACGTCATCGAGGCCGGCTTCCCGATCGCCTCGAACGGCGACTTCGAGGCCGTCCGCGCCATCTCGCAGATCGTCACCGAGAGCACCGTCTGCGGCCTGGCCCGCGCCGCCGCCGCCGACATCGACCGCTGCGCCGAGGCCATCCGCCCGGCCAAGCGGGGCCGCATCCACACCTTCATCTCGACCAGCCCGGTCCATATGAAGTGGAAGCTGCAGATGGAGCCCGAGGCGGTGCTGGAGGCGATCACCGCCTCGGTCAGCCGCGCCCGCAACCACACCGACGACGTCGAATGGTCGGCCGAGGACGCCACCCGCACCGAGCGCGAGTTCCTGTACCGCGCCGTCGAGGCGGCGATCCGCGCGGGGGCCAGGACAATCAACCTGCCCGACACCGTCGGCTACAGCTATCCGGAAGAGTACGCCAACCTGTTCCGCGACGTGATCGCCAAGGTCCCGGGCGCCGACGAGGTGATCTTCTCGGCCCATTGCCACAACGACCTGGGCCTGGCCGTGGCCAATTCCATCGCCGCCGTCCAGGGCGGGGCGCGCCAGGTCGAGGTCGCGGTCAACGGCATCGGCGAGCGGGCCGGCAACGCGGCCCTGGAAGAGATCGTCATGGCCCTGAAGGTCCGCGGCGAGGATCTGGGCTTCGGCACCGGCGTGGAGCCGATCCACATCACCCGCGCCAGCCGCTACGTCTCGGCCATCACCGGCTTCCCGGTGCAGTTCAACAAGGCGATCGTCGGCAAGAACGCCTTCGCCCACGAGAGCGGCATCCACCAGGACGGGATGCTGAAGAACGCCGAGACCTACGAGATCATGAAGCCCGAGGACGTCGGGCAGGGCGCCACCAACCTGGTGATGGGCAAGCACTCGGGCCGCCACGCCTTCCGCGAGAAGCTGAAGGCCCTGGGCTACGAGCTGGGCCAGAACGCGCTGAACGAGGCCTTTGTCCGCTTCAAGGACCTGGCCGACAAGAAGAAGCACGTCTTCGACGACGACATCATCGCCCTGGTCGACGACGCCCTGGCGCGCGGCTCTGAGCGGATCCGGGTGGTCCACCTGAAGGTCATCGCCGGGACGGAAGGCCAATCGGCCGAGCTGACGCTGGACGTCGACGGTGAAGAGAAGCGTGCGGAGGCCAGCGGCGACGGTCCGGTCGACGCGGTGTTCAACGCCATCCACGCCATCGTGCCGCACAGCGCCGCCCTGCGCCTGTTCCAGGTGCATGCGGTGACCGAGGGCACGGACGCACAGGCCCAGGTCTCGGTCCGGCTCGAGGAAGACGGCCGCATCGCCACCGGCGCGGCGGCGGACACGGACACCCTGACCGCTTCGGCCAAGG
- a CDS encoding alkyl/aryl-sulfatase produces the protein MRRLAAILTASSLLAGGVQAAEAPSAATLKAQAELKKTLPFADRQDFDFAARGFVGTRSDPVIRRADGGVAWDLSAYDFAKGEAPATVNPSLWRQAQLLAKSGLFQVSDTVWQVRGFDVANITFVKGETGWIVIDPLTTAETARAALDLVTEKLGARPVVAVVYTHSHADHFGGVKGVASQADVDAGKVQVIAPEGFLEEAVSENVIAGPAMSRRAQYQFGYNLTPGPEGQMSVGIGLAVAKGSTTLIAPTRSIAKTGETLTVDGVKIAFQVTPGTEAPAEMNLYFPDWKILCMAENANATMHNVLTPRGALVRDAKAWAGYLSESLHLYGEQTEVMFTSHGWPRFGGEVVRSYLADHRDAYKYLHDQTVRLMNAGYTGAEIANRIQLPEALARDWFNRGYYGTMSFNSRAVYQRYMGWYDANPVNLAVLEPADEAARSVEAMGGAAKVKVLAKTAHEKGDYRWAATLLNKAVLADPRDAEAKEALARAYDQMGWQAESSLWRNMYLTGAGELRNGVPAPAQGGVGSPDVIANLPSEMIFDLLAVRLNADKAGDASLKVIFAFPERKERWRVTVRNGVLLAEPAGEGEKADATLTLARPLLLQSLFTGAPLASKVMSGEAKIDGDPLVFQRLTGWFDRPSGPFPIVTRPD, from the coding sequence ATGCGCAGGCTCGCCGCCATCCTGACCGCTTCGTCGCTGCTCGCGGGGGGCGTCCAGGCCGCCGAAGCGCCGTCGGCCGCCACCCTCAAGGCCCAGGCCGAGCTGAAGAAGACCCTGCCGTTCGCCGATCGCCAGGACTTCGACTTCGCCGCGCGCGGTTTCGTCGGGACGCGGTCCGATCCTGTGATCCGCCGGGCCGACGGCGGCGTGGCCTGGGATCTGTCGGCCTACGACTTCGCCAAGGGCGAGGCGCCGGCGACGGTGAATCCCAGCCTCTGGCGGCAGGCGCAGCTGCTGGCCAAGAGCGGCCTGTTCCAGGTGTCCGACACGGTCTGGCAGGTGCGTGGTTTCGACGTCGCCAACATCACCTTCGTGAAGGGCGAGACCGGCTGGATCGTCATCGATCCCCTGACCACGGCCGAGACGGCCAGGGCGGCGCTCGACCTCGTCACCGAGAAGCTCGGCGCACGGCCGGTGGTGGCGGTGGTCTACACCCACAGCCACGCCGACCACTTCGGCGGCGTGAAGGGCGTGGCCAGCCAGGCCGACGTCGACGCCGGCAAGGTCCAGGTCATCGCGCCCGAGGGCTTCCTGGAAGAGGCTGTCAGCGAGAACGTCATCGCCGGTCCCGCCATGAGCCGACGGGCGCAGTACCAGTTCGGCTACAACCTGACGCCCGGGCCCGAGGGGCAGATGAGCGTCGGCATCGGCCTGGCCGTCGCCAAGGGGTCGACCACCTTGATCGCCCCGACCCGCTCGATCGCCAAGACCGGCGAGACCCTGACCGTCGATGGGGTGAAGATCGCCTTCCAGGTCACCCCCGGCACGGAAGCGCCGGCGGAGATGAACCTCTACTTCCCCGACTGGAAGATCCTGTGCATGGCCGAGAACGCCAACGCCACCATGCACAACGTCCTGACGCCGCGCGGGGCGCTGGTCCGCGACGCCAAGGCCTGGGCCGGCTACCTGAGCGAGTCGCTGCATCTGTACGGCGAGCAGACCGAAGTGATGTTCACCAGCCACGGTTGGCCGAGGTTCGGCGGCGAGGTCGTCCGGAGCTACCTGGCCGACCACCGTGACGCCTACAAATACCTGCACGACCAGACCGTGCGGTTGATGAACGCCGGCTACACCGGGGCGGAGATCGCCAACCGCATCCAGCTGCCGGAAGCCCTGGCCCGCGACTGGTTCAACCGCGGCTACTACGGAACGATGAGCTTCAACAGCCGTGCGGTCTATCAGCGCTACATGGGTTGGTACGACGCCAACCCCGTGAACCTGGCCGTCCTGGAGCCGGCCGATGAGGCGGCGCGCTCGGTCGAGGCCATGGGCGGGGCGGCCAAGGTCAAGGTCCTGGCCAAGACGGCGCATGAGAAGGGCGACTACCGCTGGGCGGCGACGCTGCTGAACAAGGCGGTGCTGGCTGATCCGCGGGACGCCGAGGCGAAGGAGGCGCTGGCCCGCGCCTATGACCAGATGGGCTGGCAGGCCGAGAGTTCGCTGTGGCGCAACATGTACCTGACCGGCGCCGGCGAGCTGCGCAACGGCGTCCCCGCGCCGGCCCAGGGCGGGGTCGGCTCGCCCGACGTGATCGCCAACCTGCCCAGCGAAATGATCTTCGACCTGCTGGCCGTGCGGCTGAACGCCGACAAGGCCGGCGACGCGTCGCTGAAGGTGATCTTCGCCTTCCCGGAGCGGAAGGAGCGGTGGCGGGTGACGGTGCGCAACGGCGTGCTGCTGGCCGAGCCGGCCGGGGAGGGGGAGAAGGCCGACGCGACCCTGACTCTGGCGAGGCCGCTGCTGCTGCAATCGCTGTTCACCGGCGCGCCGCTGGCGTCGAAGGTGATGAGCGGCGAGGCGAAGATCGACGGCGATCCGCTGGTCTTCCAGCGGCTGACGGGCTGGTTCGACCGTCCGTCCGGGCCTTTCCCGATCGTAACCCGACCGGACTAG
- a CDS encoding type II toxin-antitoxin system RelE/ParE family toxin, with product MKVEWSELAETDLDLHVRFMAAADISTALRIEDRILEAVGHLRDMPRMGRASVVVGLRELVIGGTPFIAVYRIETARVLIVRLLHGAQLWP from the coding sequence GTGAAGGTCGAATGGTCGGAGCTCGCCGAGACCGACCTTGATCTGCATGTCAGGTTCATGGCCGCCGCCGACATTTCGACAGCGCTCCGTATCGAAGATCGTATTCTTGAAGCGGTGGGGCATCTCCGCGACATGCCTCGAATGGGTCGCGCTAGCGTGGTCGTCGGCCTTCGGGAGCTGGTGATCGGAGGCACGCCCTTCATCGCTGTCTATCGAATTGAGACGGCTCGAGTGTTGATCGTGCGCCTTCTTCATGGTGCGCAGCTGTGGCCGTAG
- a CDS encoding CopG family ribbon-helix-helix protein, translating to MTVHVTIELTEDQKTRLEQLAAQEDVDLSVYIRQLAEQRLREDDQWRMLIEEGLAVAETGPSFDHQEVVRRSRMRRAELLKGRG from the coding sequence ATGACCGTCCACGTCACCATCGAGCTGACGGAAGACCAGAAGACCCGGCTGGAACAGCTGGCGGCGCAGGAAGATGTCGATCTATCCGTCTACATTCGGCAACTCGCCGAGCAACGCCTGCGGGAAGATGATCAGTGGCGCATGCTCATCGAGGAGGGGCTCGCGGTCGCCGAGACCGGCCCCAGTTTTGACCATCAAGAAGTCGTGCGGCGCTCGAGGATGAGACGCGCTGAACTCCTGAAGGGTCGTGGCTGA
- a CDS encoding TVP38/TMEM64 family protein, whose protein sequence is MKRIISFLTNMDAKAWRTIAISFLLFGGVGVVFLFAAPLLGINGEAAVETWLGAAHGIWALPVAVSAFAVLAFVGVPQFVLIAAAVVAFGPWTGLLYSWIGTMVSSSIGFWLGRWFGGRLIRDVASEGVARFMKLIGRNGFMASLIVRLVPAAPFIVVNMAAGVAPMRFRDFLGGTGIGIVPKIALTAFAGNSLFQLFHTIGEGGGDSTKHVVLIILAAVIWVGGAWVAREWLRRKEDAAALEDEGK, encoded by the coding sequence ATGAAGCGCATCATCTCCTTCCTGACCAACATGGACGCCAAGGCGTGGCGGACCATCGCGATCTCGTTCCTGCTGTTCGGCGGGGTCGGGGTGGTGTTCCTATTCGCCGCGCCGCTGCTGGGCATCAACGGCGAGGCGGCGGTCGAGACCTGGCTGGGCGCGGCGCACGGGATCTGGGCGCTGCCGGTCGCGGTCAGCGCCTTCGCCGTCCTGGCCTTCGTCGGCGTGCCGCAGTTCGTGCTGATCGCGGCGGCGGTGGTCGCCTTCGGTCCATGGACGGGCCTGCTCTACAGCTGGATCGGGACGATGGTGTCGTCGTCGATCGGCTTCTGGCTGGGTCGCTGGTTCGGCGGCCGGCTGATCCGCGATGTCGCCAGCGAGGGCGTCGCGCGCTTCATGAAACTGATCGGCCGCAACGGCTTCATGGCCAGCCTGATCGTGCGCCTGGTCCCGGCCGCGCCGTTCATCGTGGTCAACATGGCCGCCGGCGTCGCGCCGATGCGGTTTCGCGACTTCCTGGGCGGCACCGGCATCGGCATCGTGCCCAAGATCGCCCTGACCGCCTTCGCCGGTAATTCGCTGTTCCAGCTGTTCCATACGATTGGAGAGGGGGGCGGAGACAGCACCAAGCATGTGGTGCTGATCATCCTGGCGGCCGTGATCTGGGTCGGCGGCGCCTGGGTCGCCCGCGAATGGCTCCGCCGCAAGGAGGACGCGGCGGCGTTGGAGGACGAGGGGAAGTGA
- a CDS encoding NADPH-dependent FMN reductase — translation MKLLGVSGSLRKASFNTALLRAAEELLPQGAALEIFGLHDLPLFNADVEAEGDPAPVQAWKDAVRAADGVLFACPEYNGGVTGVLKNAVDWASRGAPAPLLGKLCCIVGASPGATGTVRAQDALRLNLRRAGAEVGPLGEVLVFQAHTKIIDGQLADEKTVAFLGRHLAAYVDELKARQG, via the coding sequence ATGAAGCTGCTCGGCGTATCGGGAAGCCTGCGCAAGGCGTCGTTCAACACCGCCCTGCTGCGCGCGGCGGAGGAGCTTCTACCCCAGGGCGCGGCGCTGGAGATCTTCGGCCTGCACGACCTGCCGCTGTTCAACGCCGACGTCGAGGCGGAGGGCGACCCCGCGCCGGTCCAGGCCTGGAAGGACGCCGTCCGCGCCGCCGACGGGGTGCTGTTCGCCTGCCCCGAATACAACGGCGGCGTCACCGGAGTGCTGAAGAATGCGGTCGACTGGGCTTCGCGGGGCGCGCCGGCTCCGCTGCTCGGCAAGCTGTGCTGCATCGTGGGGGCCAGCCCGGGCGCGACCGGCACCGTCCGGGCCCAGGACGCCCTGCGCCTGAACCTTCGCCGCGCGGGCGCGGAGGTCGGCCCGCTGGGCGAGGTCCTGGTCTTCCAGGCCCACACCAAGATCATCGACGGCCAGCTCGCCGACGAGAAGACCGTCGCCTTCCTCGGCCGCCACCTGGCCGCCTATGTGGACGAGCTGAAGGCGCGGCAGGGCTAG
- a CDS encoding pyridoxal phosphate-dependent aminotransferase — MSLESAALRRIAPSATIAISAKARALKAEGRDVIALSAGEPDFDTPDNIKAAAIKAIQDGKTKYTDPDGMPELKAAICAKFERENGLVYKPSQIHVAPGGKPVIYNALVATLNPGDEVIVPAPYWVSYPDMVLLAGGTPIAIETSADTGFKLDPAALEAAITPNTKWLILNSPSNPSGGAYTRADLRAIADVLLRHPQVWVLTDDMYEHLVFDDFEFVTIAQVEPKLYDRTLTMNGVSKSYAMTGWRIGYAGGPEALIKAMGKMISQTTSNPSSISQWAAVEALNGPQDFIKPNQKLFQKRRDLVVSMLNQAQGIHCPTPEGAFYVYPSVAGLIGKTAPSGKVIETDEDFAGELLESEGVAVVHGAAFGLSPFFRISYATSEDVLEEACARIQRFCGNVK, encoded by the coding sequence ATGTCGCTAGAGTCCGCCGCGCTGCGGCGCATCGCACCGTCCGCCACCATCGCCATCAGCGCCAAGGCGCGCGCGCTGAAAGCCGAAGGTCGCGACGTGATCGCCCTCTCCGCCGGAGAGCCGGACTTCGACACCCCCGACAATATCAAGGCCGCCGCGATCAAGGCGATCCAGGACGGCAAGACCAAATACACCGACCCGGACGGCATGCCGGAGCTGAAGGCCGCCATCTGCGCCAAGTTCGAGCGCGAGAACGGCCTCGTCTACAAGCCCAGCCAGATCCATGTCGCCCCGGGCGGCAAGCCGGTGATTTACAACGCCCTGGTCGCGACGCTGAACCCCGGCGACGAGGTCATCGTCCCGGCCCCCTACTGGGTGTCCTACCCGGACATGGTGCTGCTGGCCGGCGGCACGCCGATCGCCATCGAGACCTCGGCCGACACCGGCTTCAAGCTGGATCCGGCCGCGCTTGAGGCCGCCATCACGCCGAACACCAAGTGGCTGATCCTGAACAGCCCTTCGAACCCGTCGGGCGGCGCCTATACCCGCGCCGACCTGCGCGCCATCGCCGACGTTCTGCTGCGCCACCCGCAGGTCTGGGTTCTGACCGACGACATGTACGAGCATCTGGTCTTCGACGACTTCGAGTTCGTGACCATCGCCCAGGTCGAGCCCAAGCTCTACGACCGCACCCTGACCATGAACGGGGTGTCGAAGTCGTACGCCATGACCGGTTGGCGGATCGGCTACGCCGGCGGCCCGGAGGCGCTGATCAAGGCCATGGGCAAGATGATCAGCCAGACCACCTCCAACCCGTCGTCCATCTCGCAGTGGGCGGCGGTCGAGGCGCTGAACGGCCCGCAGGACTTCATCAAGCCGAACCAGAAGCTGTTCCAGAAGCGCCGCGACCTGGTCGTGTCGATGCTGAACCAGGCCCAGGGCATCCACTGCCCGACGCCGGAAGGCGCCTTCTACGTCTATCCGTCGGTCGCCGGCCTGATCGGCAAGACCGCGCCCTCGGGCAAGGTCATCGAGACCGACGAGGACTTCGCCGGCGAGCTGCTCGAGTCGGAAGGCGTGGCGGTGGTCCACGGCGCCGCCTTCGGGCTGTCGCCGTTCTTCCGCATCAGCTACGCCACCAGCGAGGACGTGCTGGAAGAGGCCTGCGCCCGCATCCAGCGGTTCTGCGGCAACGTGAAGTAA
- a CDS encoding TraB/GumN family protein: MSFSFAADLKRSTLRNTASNLVRLTVGAVVGAGFFGAVAFAGSAQAAEPQVPVALVPTAEAAANVRAAPAGSGPRLWVIKDKDSTLYLFGSVHVLKPDTAWGTAKVDKAFASADEVWFEVPNLDDTKAMAAAFQTKGLSPDRPLSKSIPAADLAAVDAAMKEIGASAAAVEPMRPWMVGLSIGMISLARSGYQPTSGVDPIFLARARAAGKPIKGLETIDVQVDMLAGMSDEAQLKFLQYSLTTVKDSRAYMDNMVQAWATGDVPGLERLLVTPIKSISLEVNDAFLTRRNTSWADQIQTLLAGKGTAFIVVGAAHLAGEDSVQTILAKRGVKTELVKD, from the coding sequence ATGTCCTTTTCCTTCGCCGCCGATCTGAAGCGTTCCACGCTTCGCAACACCGCCTCCAACCTCGTCCGGCTCACCGTCGGCGCCGTCGTCGGGGCCGGTTTCTTCGGCGCCGTCGCCTTCGCCGGATCCGCCCAGGCCGCCGAGCCCCAGGTCCCGGTCGCCCTCGTCCCCACCGCCGAAGCCGCCGCGAACGTGAGGGCGGCGCCGGCCGGGTCCGGCCCCAGGCTCTGGGTCATCAAGGACAAGGACTCGACCCTCTATCTGTTCGGCTCGGTTCACGTGCTGAAGCCCGACACCGCCTGGGGCACGGCCAAGGTCGACAAGGCCTTCGCCAGCGCCGACGAGGTCTGGTTCGAGGTGCCGAACCTGGACGACACGAAGGCCATGGCGGCCGCCTTCCAGACCAAGGGCCTGTCGCCCGACCGGCCGTTGTCCAAGAGCATCCCGGCCGCTGATCTGGCCGCCGTCGACGCGGCGATGAAGGAAATCGGCGCCAGCGCCGCCGCGGTCGAACCGATGCGGCCGTGGATGGTGGGCTTGAGTATCGGCATGATCAGCCTGGCCAGGTCCGGCTATCAGCCGACATCGGGCGTCGATCCGATCTTCCTGGCCCGGGCCCGCGCGGCCGGCAAGCCGATCAAGGGGTTGGAGACGATCGACGTTCAGGTCGACATGCTGGCCGGCATGTCCGACGAGGCGCAGCTCAAGTTCCTGCAGTATTCGCTGACCACCGTGAAGGACAGCCGAGCCTACATGGACAACATGGTCCAGGCCTGGGCGACCGGCGACGTCCCCGGTCTGGAGCGCTTGCTCGTCACGCCGATCAAGTCGATCTCGCTCGAGGTCAACGACGCCTTCCTGACCCGTCGCAACACCAGCTGGGCCGATCAGATCCAGACCCTGCTGGCCGGCAAGGGCACGGCCTTCATCGTGGTCGGTGCCGCCCACCTGGCGGGCGAGGACAGCGTTCAGACCATCCTCGCGAAGCGCGGCGTGAAGACGGAACTGGTGAAGGACTGA
- a CDS encoding helix-turn-helix transcriptional regulator produces the protein MRNSLRVLRAERALSQADFAALIGVTRQTANALEKGRFDPSLQLALRIARLFERPVETIFQA, from the coding sequence ATGAGGAACAGCCTCCGTGTCCTGCGCGCCGAGCGCGCCCTTAGCCAGGCGGACTTCGCCGCATTGATCGGCGTCACCCGCCAGACCGCCAATGCCTTGGAGAAGGGGCGGTTCGATCCTTCCCTCCAATTGGCTCTCAGGATCGCCCGACTGTTCGAGCGCCCTGTCGAAACGATCTTCCAGGCCTAG
- a CDS encoding acetyl-CoA hydrolase/transferase family protein: MTRIRNAAFRSKIMSAAEAAALIPPGSTVGMSGFTGSGYPKTVPPALAARIEAEHAKGNPFRLRVWTGASTGPELDGALAKADGIEFRLPYNSDPIARDKINKGQMEYLDMHLSQVAPVAWQGFLGPLDAAVVEVSGVREDGTLIPSSSVGNNKTWLDRAERIILEINRWQNPALEGMHDIYYGTALPPDRVPIPLVRPTDRIGETGFRVDPAKVVAVVETDAPDRNAPFAAPDDGAERIAGHLIEFLQHEVKRGRLPASLLPLQSGVGNVANAVMAGLLDSPFENMTAYTEVLQDGMLALLDSGKLTVASATAFSLSPEAAADLNARMDAFRDKIILRPQEISNHPELIRRLGCIAMNGLIEADIYGAVNSTHIMGSRIQNGIGGSGDFARNAFISVFMTPSTAKGGKISAIVPMASHVDHITQDVQVIVTEQGLADLRGLSPKQRAEVIIPNCAHPDYRDALLDYHKRALMGSYGLQTPHLLTEALSWHQRFIETGSMQP, translated from the coding sequence ATGACCCGCATCCGTAACGCCGCCTTCCGCTCGAAGATCATGTCCGCCGCCGAGGCCGCCGCCCTGATCCCGCCGGGATCGACGGTCGGGATGAGCGGCTTCACCGGGTCCGGCTATCCCAAGACCGTGCCGCCGGCGCTGGCCGCCCGGATCGAGGCCGAGCACGCCAAGGGCAATCCGTTCCGGCTGCGGGTCTGGACCGGCGCCTCGACCGGCCCGGAACTCGACGGCGCCCTCGCCAAGGCGGACGGCATCGAGTTCCGCCTGCCCTACAACTCCGACCCCATCGCCCGCGACAAGATCAACAAGGGCCAGATGGAGTATCTGGACATGCACCTCAGCCAGGTGGCGCCGGTCGCCTGGCAGGGCTTCCTAGGGCCGCTCGACGCGGCTGTCGTCGAGGTCAGCGGCGTCCGCGAGGACGGCACGCTGATCCCCTCCTCCTCGGTCGGCAACAACAAGACCTGGCTGGACCGGGCCGAGCGCATCATCCTGGAGATCAATCGCTGGCAGAACCCGGCGCTGGAAGGGATGCACGACATCTACTACGGCACCGCCCTGCCCCCGGACCGCGTGCCGATCCCCCTGGTCCGCCCCACCGACCGCATCGGGGAGACCGGCTTCCGCGTCGACCCGGCCAAGGTTGTCGCGGTGGTCGAGACCGACGCCCCGGATCGCAACGCTCCCTTCGCCGCCCCCGACGACGGGGCCGAGCGCATCGCCGGCCACCTGATCGAGTTCCTGCAGCACGAAGTGAAGCGCGGCCGCCTGCCCGCCTCCCTCCTGCCGCTGCAGTCCGGCGTCGGCAACGTGGCCAACGCGGTCATGGCCGGGCTGCTGGACAGCCCCTTCGAGAACATGACCGCCTACACCGAGGTTCTGCAGGACGGCATGCTGGCGTTGCTCGACAGCGGCAAGCTGACCGTCGCCTCGGCCACCGCCTTCTCGCTGAGCCCCGAGGCCGCCGCCGACCTCAACGCCCGCATGGATGCGTTCCGCGACAAGATCATCCTGCGGCCGCAGGAGATCTCGAACCATCCGGAGCTTATCCGCCGCCTGGGCTGCATCGCCATGAACGGCCTGATCGAGGCCGACATCTACGGCGCGGTGAACTCGACCCACATCATGGGTTCGCGCATCCAGAACGGCATCGGCGGCTCCGGCGACTTCGCGCGCAACGCCTTCATCTCGGTGTTCATGACGCCGTCGACGGCCAAGGGCGGCAAGATCTCGGCGATCGTGCCCATGGCCAGCCACGTCGATCACATCACCCAGGACGTGCAGGTCATCGTGACGGAACAGGGCCTGGCCGACCTGCGCGGCCTGTCGCCCAAGCAGCGGGCCGAGGTCATCATCCCCAACTGCGCCCACCCGGACTACCGCGACGCCCTGCTCGATTACCACAAGCGCGCGCTGATGGGCTCCTACGGCCTGCAGACCCCGCATTTGCTGACCGAGGCCCTGTCCTGGCACCAGCGGTTCATCGAGACGGGATCGATGCAGCCCTGA
- a CDS encoding DUF1028 domain-containing protein produces MLGRGFWIAAGAALAAALSPATASATFSIVACDARGVCGAAAATNNLAVGASVIHARARVGALASQFETNPAYGPRGLARLEAGQAPKAVLDELLRTDGDFDGQDLSYRQVGLVGAKGAGVAYTGVEAQASSWAGALSGETFSVQGNGLAGPRVLEAMRQAYDQSGGPLAERLMVALEAGEAAGGQTIGGLSAAILVRTPEGGWQDIDLRVDAADRPVAELRRLLNLRFANDAVIRAERLSRQGKSEQARAALVEALRLGPGWDRIQRRAARLYLGLGDHEAAVAALARFAAINPAWARIEVGDPLYTPLADDPAVKRIRAASIPSR; encoded by the coding sequence ATGCTCGGACGAGGCTTCTGGATCGCGGCAGGGGCGGCGCTGGCGGCGGCGCTTTCGCCGGCGACGGCGTCGGCGACCTTTTCCATCGTCGCCTGCGACGCGCGCGGCGTCTGCGGCGCGGCGGCGGCGACCAACAATCTCGCGGTCGGGGCCAGCGTCATCCACGCCCGCGCCCGCGTCGGCGCTCTGGCCAGCCAGTTCGAGACCAATCCCGCCTACGGCCCGCGCGGGCTGGCGCGGCTTGAGGCCGGTCAGGCGCCCAAGGCGGTTCTGGACGAACTGCTGCGCACCGACGGCGATTTCGACGGCCAGGACCTTTCGTACCGTCAGGTCGGTCTGGTCGGCGCAAAGGGGGCAGGCGTCGCCTACACCGGCGTGGAGGCGCAGGCCTCGTCCTGGGCCGGCGCGCTGAGCGGCGAGACCTTCAGCGTCCAGGGCAACGGGCTGGCCGGACCCCGGGTGCTGGAGGCGATGAGGCAGGCCTACGATCAGTCGGGCGGACCGCTGGCCGAGCGGTTGATGGTCGCGCTTGAGGCCGGCGAGGCGGCGGGCGGTCAGACCATCGGCGGCCTGTCCGCGGCGATCCTGGTGCGGACGCCGGAGGGCGGCTGGCAGGATATCGATCTGCGCGTCGACGCCGCCGACCGACCGGTCGCCGAGCTGAGGCGGCTGCTGAACCTTCGCTTCGCCAATGACGCGGTGATCCGGGCCGAGCGCCTCTCGCGCCAGGGCAAGTCGGAGCAGGCGCGGGCGGCGTTGGTCGAGGCGCTGCGGCTGGGTCCGGGCTGGGATCGCATCCAGCGCCGGGCGGCGCGGCTGTACCTGGGACTGGGCGACCACGAGGCGGCGGTAGCGGCGCTGGCCCGGTTCGCGGCGATCAATCCGGCCTGGGCGCGGATCGAGGTCGGAGACCCGCTCTACACGCCGCTGGCCGATGATCCGGCCGTGAAGCGGATCAGGGCTGCATCGATCCCGTCTCGATGA